A stretch of DNA from Rhodothermales bacterium:
TCCAGGTGCTGCCGCAGCCAGCTTTCGACGGCCCGGTCGGTTTCGCCCGTGACCACACGCAGGCCTACCCAGCCCATCGCCACAACGACGACAAGGCCCACCGCAAAGAATGCATTCACCACCTTGTCGCGGAAACGCACCTTGCTTGCCGGCAGCTCACCCCGCCGCAGACGTGTCAGCGCCCCTGCCAGATACAGCGGAATGCCCAGCAGCAGTCCGGCGACCGTGAGGCGCAACAGGTAGTAGAGCCGGTCAAACAGGTTGACCGCCGAACGGCGTACGGCGATTACGGAGCGGTCGAACACGCCGGATCCGGAGGTTACTCCCGCTGTCCTCCCCACGCGGGTATATAGCGTCAGGTAGCTCCGGTCGCGGATGGTTTCCGAGGCCCAGAACTGCTCGCGCACCTGCATGCGGTCCGCGATGGCCTGGTCCAGAAAACTTCGCCCGAAGGCCGAACCAAAGCTGCGAACGAGCACGTCCTCCCGGAACTCCGCAATCGACAGATCCGGGTACAGGCTGCCGTAGTACCCGGCAGGCACCAGGACCCTTGGAAACGGGGTGTTGCCGGAGGGCAGGTGCTCGTGCTGGGAGGCCCGAACCAGCGCCCATCCACCAGCACTGGTCGGCCCGATTCCGATATAGTCGAAGCGGTCCAGCTCCACCGCGCTGGTGATCTTTTCGATGGTGACGCCGGATTCCGACTTGTCGGAGCGAATCCCGCGTAACAGGTCCAGATCCTCCTGGTCCTGTTGGATCGCGCGTGCGACGGCGGTTGGGGTGCGCGCGGCCGAACTCCGGGCAACCAGCTCATCGTCCGGACCAAATACGGTTACCGAGACCTCATAGGTGCCCAGTGAGGCGAGCAACGACCCGCGAAGGCCGGCTTCCAGGCGGCCGGGTGCCTCAAGGTTTTCCATGGCCCCGAGGCCGGTAACCACCTGGGAGATGGCCAGCAGAACCCGGGGATCCCGCTCCTCCACAAACGAGACTGCGGCGTCTTGCATGCGCAGTCTCTCCTTGGCATCGACGCCACGGTCTACCAGGGGATAGAGGACCATGGCCAGCAGCACCACAAACAGCAGGATGCTGCGCAGGTAGAACCCGGCTGCCGGCCACCGTACGCTGTAGGGCAGCGTCAGGGCAGCCAGGAAGGAGAGCACTGTAAACAGTAGCAGGGCCGTCCATTCGGCCGGGCTGATGGCCACCGGCCCAAGTCCAAGGAGGACCCCCATGCCGAGCATGCCCAGTCCAGCGCCCCCGAGCGCCAACAGGGTGTCGCGACGGCGCAGGCCCTCCAACTCCCGGACGACCGGCAGCCACACGGAGCCGATCCCGATGGAGATCAGCGCCGCCGCCAGCGTGAGCAACAAGAGTGCGCCAAACACAACGGCAACCAGCCGGTCCGGCAGGAGACCCGATCGGGCGAAATAGTCCAGCGTCGAGTCCATGACCAGGGCGCGCACCGTTCCGGCCAAAACCGCAAACAGTAGTGCGGCGCCCACGCCAAACTGAATGCCTGCACGAAATGCCCCCGGCCGTGACCGAGCCACCCGGGCACAGCGCACCGAATTGCGCAGAATCAGCACCGCCGCAACGAGGGCGGCAAGCGCAGTCAGCACGAGGTCTCCGGTTGTGGAGAACAGCCCCCACCCCCACCCGGATGCCAGGTGTACCGGATCGAACAGCGGAGAGAGCGGGTCCTTGCCGGTCTGGTAGCGCCCGGGGACCCGGATGAGCAACCACACCAGCCGGACGGCCAGAACCAGAGCAACGATTCCCAGCGAGCGTTGCCAGCCGGGGCGCAATCGAGGCAGCACCACCTGCCCCGTTCGCAGCGCAGCCAGGAACGCCAACAGGCTCAGCCAGAGAGCCGCCACATGATCGTATCGCAAGCGGGTGGAGCGTATCAACTCCTCCTGGGAGGGCGGAATCGCGGCCACCGAGATCAACGCGGTGCCGTCCGTGTCGGAAATCACTGTTCGGCCAGGGGCCGCCGCGGCACTGTAGTCGACCTGCATCGTCAGGCCGGTCTTCCTCCGCCAGTCGTCCGCAAGCGAGACGTCGCTGAGGTATTCATTGCGCACCGGCATGCGAACCCGCACCAGCTCCATCACGCGCACGGCCCCTACGGCCCGACCACTCTCCAGGACCGGATGCCACGCCACAAGCGCAGCGCGACGATCTCCGTCCAACGCCATGCGCACCTGGGGCTCGCTCAGGAATGACGGATCCTGCGGCGCCGAATCCATCGGCATG
This window harbors:
- a CDS encoding HAMP domain-containing protein, giving the protein MSTRSWNWLLVALALLLAGTLLLRQMGGGLVDDALPRQQDELVQAALSDASADFQNRIDRLTRRARSEASNPELSRALARLGDDEEAAVSELVQLMADASTPELISIEIYDPAPRLRAWHGVSMPMDSAPQDPSFLSEPQVRMALDGDRRAALVAWHPVLESGRAVGAVRVMELVRVRMPVRNEYLSDVSLADDWRRKTGLTMQVDYSAAAAPGRTVISDTDGTALISVAAIPPSQEELIRSTRLRYDHVAALWLSLLAFLAALRTGQVVLPRLRPGWQRSLGIVALVLAVRLVWLLIRVPGRYQTGKDPLSPLFDPVHLASGWGWGLFSTTGDLVLTALAALVAAVLILRNSVRCARVARSRPGAFRAGIQFGVGAALLFAVLAGTVRALVMDSTLDYFARSGLLPDRLVAVVFGALLLLTLAAALISIGIGSVWLPVVRELEGLRRRDTLLALGGAGLGMLGMGVLLGLGPVAISPAEWTALLLFTVLSFLAALTLPYSVRWPAAGFYLRSILLFVVLLAMVLYPLVDRGVDAKERLRMQDAAVSFVEERDPRVLLAISQVVTGLGAMENLEAPGRLEAGLRGSLLASLGTYEVSVTVFGPDDELVARSSAARTPTAVARAIQQDQEDLDLLRGIRSDKSESGVTIEKITSAVELDRFDYIGIGPTSAGGWALVRASQHEHLPSGNTPFPRVLVPAGYYGSLYPDLSIAEFREDVLVRSFGSAFGRSFLDQAIADRMQVREQFWASETIRDRSYLTLYTRVGRTAGVTSGSGVFDRSVIAVRRSAVNLFDRLYYLLRLTVAGLLLGIPLYLAGALTRLRRGELPASKVRFRDKVVNAFFAVGLVVVVAMGWVGLRVVTGETDRAVESWLRQHLDRVENTLALRAGPNEMPYRVLERLDVDSLAAQVGLDLNVYLGVELESTSRPQLVRDRLISSRIPIEAYENLFVSGFRFASVEERLGRFVYTAGYRALPDEQGVPRYVVSVPTLPEQERIEEERARTAAYLFGALLLLMIVVMVTASIVADTLARPVARLQRGLQRVAEGRFERIGPLKSRDEIADLVGTFNTMQDQLADSRRLLAHQERQLAWREMAQQVAHEIKNPLTPMRLSVQHLRRAFDRDGGGSAFRDTLDRITKTLIEQMDSLARIADEFSSFARMPLQKPEREDLNDIVREAVTLMQEHASVQIELRLTEEALLIEADHEAVRRLYINFIKNALEALDGDRPGHIEVCTRREFDTDLQLEVAVGEVSDNGSGVPEELRDRIFNPSFSTKTSGTGLGLAIAKNTVEELRGRIGFDTKEGEGSVFWARFPLLSHTGQSD